One window of Methanogenium organophilum genomic DNA carries:
- a CDS encoding efflux RND transporter permease subunit produces MHTITKSIPSLYSSLAGAIYRHHRIVLAGMLILFFAGIIAATGIQFQSSSDQYLDKSTPKGILYDQYNEQFVSDTYILLIQTADPADYSLLQDLLILEEEIKRLEYVTDTNSLADVLITANGGVMPQNPQTNKDVIALLPAELRDTFIPDSQTGLLYVSIKQGISTDVSQAILPNLETLTTEADLPPGTTIDVTGATPYNVELQNDMVMSGVVLIVGALVLMMIVLFVLFSNMRHWYLPLILLTFGLVYTFAMLSLLGVKINNGAIASFPILLGLGIDYAVQFHARFDEERREGVPMERATKDTLKNTGPAVLLAMLATSMGFIAMFISPVPMIRTFAVVSIIGVVCCYLTSLFGFPALAALFGYIPKTGKPTTMMRVMTRYTHLLEGVVARVSSSAIPILIVAVVIAFAGISLDPSIPIDTDTKSMAPADLPAQIALDKVQDVRGSVTPFPLYIRGDDLKSLEAIRWIDAFSTKAVSDHAELTKADSIASLVRKQNGGVMPDNQGTLNAVLASIPDSKKDPYLEGDSEAAISFTTLILTIDEQNELKKQVMADVVWSEPPPHIEVYPTGDFDLYTNLMDMIASSKEAMTNLGFVLIFLFLILAYRKIYAITPVVPIICIVGWNAVAMILINLHYNPISACLGSMTIGVAAEYTILVMERFTEEKEQAGDPADAIRTSVEKIGSAVTVSGLVTAGGFSALMLSVFPIVSSFGLSTVIAVLFSLVGAIVIMPAVLTVMVTTEKWLRKQREIGLPDNSSGDH; encoded by the coding sequence GTGCACACCATCACAAAGAGCATTCCTTCATTATACAGCAGTCTTGCAGGGGCCATCTACCGCCATCACCGAATTGTTCTTGCAGGTATGCTCATCCTCTTTTTTGCAGGAATAATTGCTGCAACCGGCATCCAGTTTCAGTCATCTTCTGACCAGTACCTGGACAAATCAACGCCGAAGGGGATACTCTACGACCAGTACAACGAGCAGTTCGTCTCTGACACATACATTCTCCTCATCCAGACAGCAGATCCTGCGGACTATTCCCTGTTGCAGGATCTGCTGATACTGGAAGAAGAGATTAAACGCCTTGAATACGTAACGGACACAAATTCTCTCGCCGATGTCCTGATAACAGCGAATGGCGGCGTGATGCCACAGAACCCACAAACGAACAAAGATGTCATCGCACTCCTTCCTGCTGAACTGCGCGACACCTTCATCCCGGACAGTCAGACAGGACTTTTATACGTCTCAATCAAACAGGGCATATCAACCGATGTCTCACAGGCAATCCTCCCCAATCTTGAAACACTCACTACAGAAGCGGATCTGCCACCGGGAACCACCATTGATGTGACCGGTGCGACACCCTACAATGTCGAACTGCAAAACGACATGGTCATGTCAGGAGTGGTCCTTATCGTGGGTGCACTCGTCTTGATGATGATCGTCTTGTTCGTCCTCTTCTCCAATATGCGGCACTGGTATCTTCCGCTCATTCTCCTCACATTCGGGCTCGTTTACACTTTTGCCATGCTGAGCCTTCTGGGTGTGAAGATCAATAACGGGGCAATTGCGTCATTCCCCATTCTTCTCGGTCTTGGCATTGACTATGCCGTTCAGTTTCATGCACGCTTTGATGAGGAACGGCGGGAAGGAGTGCCAATGGAGCGTGCCACAAAAGACACGCTGAAGAATACCGGGCCTGCGGTATTGCTTGCGATGCTTGCAACCTCTATGGGATTCATCGCGATGTTCATCTCGCCGGTGCCCATGATCAGGACGTTTGCCGTCGTCTCCATCATCGGGGTCGTCTGCTGTTACCTGACCTCCCTCTTCGGATTTCCCGCCCTTGCCGCCCTCTTCGGCTATATCCCAAAAACCGGGAAACCGACAACAATGATGCGGGTGATGACCCGCTATACTCATCTCCTTGAAGGTGTGGTTGCACGGGTTTCCAGTTCAGCCATCCCGATCCTCATCGTGGCCGTGGTCATTGCCTTTGCAGGCATCTCACTGGACCCTTCCATCCCCATTGACACCGACACAAAGTCCATGGCGCCTGCGGACCTTCCCGCCCAGATTGCTCTTGACAAGGTGCAGGATGTACGGGGATCTGTGACGCCATTCCCACTCTACATCCGCGGCGATGACCTCAAAAGCCTTGAAGCCATCCGGTGGATTGACGCATTCAGCACCAAGGCTGTTTCAGACCACGCTGAACTAACCAAAGCAGACAGTATCGCATCACTCGTCCGCAAACAAAATGGCGGTGTGATGCCGGACAATCAGGGCACCCTAAACGCAGTCCTCGCATCCATTCCTGATTCCAAAAAAGACCCCTATCTGGAGGGAGACTCTGAAGCAGCCATCTCCTTTACCACGCTCATCCTCACCATCGATGAACAGAACGAACTCAAAAAGCAGGTCATGGCAGACGTCGTCTGGTCAGAACCCCCGCCCCACATCGAGGTATACCCAACTGGCGACTTTGACCTCTACACAAACCTCATGGACATGATCGCATCCAGCAAAGAGGCGATGACCAACCTCGGGTTTGTCCTCATATTCCTCTTTCTGATTCTCGCCTACCGGAAAATCTATGCCATAACACCTGTCGTCCCCATCATCTGCATTGTCGGCTGGAATGCGGTTGCAATGATCCTTATAAACCTCCATTACAACCCGATCAGTGCCTGTCTCGGCTCGATGACTATCGGGGTGGCGGCAGAGTATACGATTCTTGTGATGGAGCGGTTCACCGAGGAAAAGGAGCAGGCCGGTGACCCTGCAGATGCCATCCGCACATCTGTCGAGAAGATCGGGTCTGCCGTGACGGTTTCAGGCCTCGTCACTGCAGGAGGATTTTCCGCACTCATGCTCTCGGTCTTCCCGATTGTCTCCAGTTTCGGTCTCTCAACCGTGATTGCAGTATTGTTCTCCCTCGTCGGTGCCATCGTGATCATGCCTGCGGTACTCACCGTGATGGTCACGACAGAAAAATGGCTCAGAAAACAGAGAGAAATTGGTCTGCCCGACAACTCTTCCGGCGACCACTAA
- a CDS encoding COG1361 S-layer family protein: MKAIYLTVTAGLLLLALAVSPGLAGEKIFTEGPVISVSVSGSNQFSPDSDAVLPLLVENRGLIDMKLVQLRYVTPDYLPTTARSVKVTLLPGNSPVTVKSDTQVIGLLPSGIVEEASFDIHVPDNAPAGTYAMTARVEYEYMQSYDQSGLDAITYHFKTVTEEIPVTVVVTPSVILAVTDVQSSDVNAGGEGYVTMSVTNTGTDNASHFALYIEPGGYGPLTPVEGNIYIGDFAAGETITPRVKVSVSQDADATQQYPLTVFGVYKDYEGMDAMTSPVLIGVDFLGKITFDVVSEPAAAEAGDENLIHVTYKNTGAATAYQAQGRISVVDPFSSTDSNVYLGDMKPGESAEAVYRIQVDKAATIKKYSLDSEIRYTDSLNNNYVSDTVKVIVDVQPADNTGMYIIAIIGVLVVAGGGWYLLRRKQHSGRQDS; this comes from the coding sequence ATGAAAGCAATATATCTCACTGTGACTGCCGGTCTTCTTCTCCTGGCACTGGCAGTATCGCCCGGACTTGCGGGAGAGAAAATTTTCACCGAAGGTCCTGTCATCTCTGTTTCTGTATCCGGGAGCAATCAGTTCAGCCCCGATTCGGATGCAGTACTGCCCCTTCTTGTTGAAAACCGGGGGCTCATTGATATGAAACTGGTGCAGTTGCGGTATGTGACTCCTGACTATCTGCCCACGACGGCACGTTCGGTAAAGGTGACCCTCCTGCCGGGGAACAGTCCTGTCACAGTGAAGTCTGATACCCAGGTGATCGGTCTCCTTCCGTCAGGGATTGTAGAGGAGGCATCCTTCGATATCCACGTCCCGGATAACGCCCCTGCCGGCACTTATGCGATGACGGCCCGCGTGGAGTATGAATATATGCAGTCATACGACCAGTCGGGACTGGATGCCATCACCTACCACTTTAAAACAGTCACTGAAGAGATCCCGGTGACGGTTGTTGTCACTCCGTCTGTTATCCTTGCGGTGACTGACGTGCAGTCTTCTGACGTGAATGCCGGGGGAGAAGGGTATGTCACGATGTCTGTTACAAACACAGGGACAGATAACGCCTCCCATTTTGCCCTGTATATTGAACCGGGCGGATACGGGCCGCTCACCCCGGTTGAGGGCAATATCTATATCGGTGATTTCGCCGCCGGGGAGACTATTACACCGCGGGTGAAGGTATCGGTATCGCAGGACGCGGATGCGACACAGCAGTATCCACTAACGGTCTTTGGGGTGTACAAGGACTATGAGGGAATGGATGCCATGACGAGTCCTGTTCTAATCGGGGTGGATTTCCTTGGGAAGATCACCTTTGATGTGGTGAGTGAGCCTGCCGCGGCTGAAGCGGGCGACGAGAACCTGATCCATGTGACCTATAAGAATACGGGTGCGGCGACTGCGTACCAGGCACAGGGCAGAATCAGCGTCGTAGACCCCTTCTCCAGTACAGATTCCAATGTATATCTTGGTGACATGAAACCCGGAGAGTCGGCTGAGGCTGTCTACCGCATCCAGGTGGACAAGGCGGCGACCATCAAAAAATATTCACTGGATTCAGAGATTCGGTACACCGATTCCCTCAACAACAATTATGTTTCTGATACGGTGAAGGTCATCGTGGATGTGCAACCGGCGGACAACACCGGGATGTACATCATCGCGATCATCGGCGTGCTGGTGGTTGCAGGTGGCGGATGGTATCTTCTCCGCAGGAAACAGCACAGCGGAAGGCAGGACTCGTGA
- a CDS encoding COG1361 S-layer family protein produces the protein MVSSPQETAQRKAGLVRCGGMLPCSVAVRKYRGAGRVFLYGILAVLLICAYIGPVCGAGEEFIRSEPSLYATLSGTNEFYPGTDIRLDVVVENQGVDTAALREWEYTPFSINPTTALGTVAGLDVAGAPLAVHSEPYLIGDIPAGVSRPCTVFAHVDENAPAGSYMINVTADYHYAAAQHMLPSGQWEYTYEKRTVSLEVPVRVKGMVKPEILSIDTDNLNAGQTGTITVSLKNVGYGEGMLSAAELSAVSGVFHLVDGGVYIGDFPPGAVRTVTFTASVNEAVSAGTYPEEVMIVYTDEVGEAQKSVSERIGIPVGTGASFAIVSGPVEIVPGESETIRVTFKNTGDAPAYDARARIVPAEPLSASVDTAILGDMAPNETKPANFTIMLASGSLDVPYGLNSEIKFRDETDTLILSDQIVLQVDGISGDPVKDALMNPVALAVIAGIVLLAGYYVACGRQKKQ, from the coding sequence ATGGTATCTTCTCCGCAGGAAACAGCACAGCGGAAGGCAGGACTCGTGAGGTGTGGGGGTATGCTGCCCTGTTCTGTCGCAGTCAGGAAGTATCGGGGGGCCGGACGGGTTTTCCTGTATGGTATTCTTGCTGTTCTTCTCATCTGTGCATATATTGGCCCGGTGTGCGGTGCCGGTGAGGAGTTTATCCGGAGTGAGCCGTCTCTGTATGCGACGCTCTCTGGGACGAATGAGTTCTATCCGGGGACTGATATCCGGCTCGACGTTGTTGTTGAAAATCAGGGGGTGGACACTGCTGCCTTACGGGAATGGGAATACACGCCCTTCTCCATCAATCCGACGACAGCACTGGGTACTGTTGCAGGGCTTGATGTCGCAGGTGCACCTCTTGCTGTGCACTCGGAACCGTATCTTATCGGTGATATCCCTGCCGGTGTGAGCCGACCGTGTACGGTATTTGCCCATGTGGATGAGAATGCTCCTGCAGGGTCCTATATGATCAATGTCACTGCCGATTATCACTATGCGGCGGCCCAGCACATGCTCCCCTCCGGGCAGTGGGAGTATACCTATGAGAAGAGGACGGTCTCTCTGGAGGTTCCGGTGCGTGTGAAAGGGATGGTGAAGCCGGAGATTCTCTCCATTGATACGGACAATCTGAACGCCGGACAGACGGGAACGATCACGGTCTCCCTGAAGAATGTGGGATACGGGGAGGGCATGTTGTCTGCGGCGGAACTTTCCGCCGTTTCCGGTGTATTCCATCTGGTGGACGGCGGAGTGTACATCGGTGACTTCCCTCCCGGTGCGGTGCGGACGGTGACGTTTACCGCATCCGTGAATGAGGCAGTCAGTGCAGGCACCTACCCGGAGGAAGTGATGATTGTCTACACGGATGAAGTGGGTGAGGCACAGAAATCGGTATCTGAGAGAATTGGCATACCGGTGGGAACCGGGGCATCCTTTGCGATTGTCTCCGGTCCGGTTGAAATTGTGCCCGGCGAGTCAGAGACCATCCGGGTGACATTCAAAAATACCGGGGATGCACCGGCGTATGATGCACGGGCCCGGATTGTGCCGGCCGAACCGCTGAGTGCGTCGGTGGATACGGCTATTCTGGGTGATATGGCGCCGAATGAGACGAAACCGGCTAACTTCACGATTATGCTTGCATCCGGCTCACTTGATGTGCCCTACGGCCTGAACAGTGAGATCAAATTCCGGGACGAAACGGATACCCTTATTCTCTCTGACCAGATTGTGCTACAGGTGGACGGGATATCCGGCGATCCGGTGAAAGACGCTCTGATGAACCCGGTAGCCCTTGCGGTGATTGCGGGAATTGTGCTGCTTGCGGGATATTATGTGGCGTGCGGCAGGCAAAAGAAGCAATAA
- a CDS encoding response regulator, with product MEYNDPTIVAIDDISDNLVVLKAFVLDAFPRARVFTAQNGEKGIELAREHNPDLILLDIVMPGMDGFEVCRILKQDEELRHIPVVFLTALRGDRKSRIRALDLGGEAFISKPFDDAEFIAQIRAMVKIKAANEREQDEKKYLARIVDMRTVELKEELAERRRIEQKLLDHQAELELQNKELINARQTTDKLRQEYQTLFDVAPVGYLALGPNSMILRCNHRAAELFGTTKEHLTGRHLAMFLDQATLPAFNTFIEDCCNKETNRLCEFISRSGHTLLTDPGHLHFFGQGIQSEHDSHHCIVAISDVTELHQSQDALREVNRKLHLLSNITRHDILNQVMVLAASLELIRIKKEDNSPIDEDLARCESAREAIAHLITFTRSYENLGVKKPVWQSARTVVERVQKTTTIPVTVDHSLDPIEVYADTMLESVFSNLFQNAEQHGGHISGITLSFHQKGRKGILVVEDDGIGIPDDMKEQIFERGVGEGTGLGLFFCSEILEITGISACETGIPGKGARFELHIPVGVWRNPNQVP from the coding sequence ATGGAGTATAACGACCCGACTATCGTCGCCATTGATGATATCAGCGACAACCTTGTGGTATTGAAAGCCTTTGTACTCGATGCCTTTCCTCGTGCCCGTGTTTTTACTGCGCAGAATGGAGAGAAAGGCATCGAGCTGGCCCGTGAACACAACCCCGACCTCATCCTCCTCGACATCGTCATGCCGGGCATGGACGGCTTTGAGGTCTGCAGGATACTGAAGCAGGATGAGGAACTCCGGCACATCCCGGTGGTCTTCCTCACCGCACTCCGGGGTGACCGGAAGAGCCGCATACGTGCACTGGATTTGGGAGGGGAGGCCTTCATCTCCAAACCCTTTGATGATGCGGAATTCATCGCCCAGATCCGGGCCATGGTGAAGATCAAGGCGGCGAACGAACGGGAACAGGACGAGAAGAAGTACCTTGCCAGAATCGTTGATATGCGGACCGTCGAGCTCAAAGAGGAACTGGCAGAACGCAGAAGAATCGAGCAGAAACTGCTGGACCATCAGGCCGAACTGGAACTGCAAAACAAAGAACTCATCAACGCAAGGCAGACAACAGACAAACTCCGCCAGGAGTATCAGACACTCTTTGATGTAGCACCGGTCGGATATCTGGCACTCGGCCCAAACAGTATGATTCTTCGGTGCAACCACCGTGCCGCCGAACTCTTTGGCACCACCAAAGAACACCTGACCGGAAGGCATCTTGCTATGTTTCTGGACCAGGCAACTCTTCCTGCCTTCAACACGTTTATTGAGGATTGCTGCAACAAAGAAACGAACCGGCTCTGTGAATTTATCTCTCGTTCAGGCCATACATTGCTCACAGATCCAGGGCATCTGCACTTTTTCGGCCAGGGTATTCAATCAGAACATGATTCCCATCATTGTATTGTGGCCATCAGTGATGTAACAGAACTACACCAGTCCCAGGATGCACTCCGGGAGGTCAACAGAAAACTCCACCTCCTCTCGAACATAACCAGGCACGATATTTTAAACCAGGTCATGGTACTTGCCGCAAGTCTGGAGCTCATCCGGATTAAAAAAGAGGATAATTCACCGATCGATGAGGATCTTGCCAGGTGTGAATCAGCAAGGGAAGCAATTGCTCATCTTATTACGTTTACCCGTAGCTATGAGAATCTTGGTGTGAAAAAACCCGTGTGGCAGTCTGCCAGGACTGTTGTTGAAAGAGTTCAGAAAACGACGACAATTCCGGTCACCGTTGACCATTCACTGGATCCCATCGAAGTGTATGCCGACACGATGCTGGAGAGCGTGTTCTCCAACCTGTTTCAAAACGCCGAACAACATGGGGGCCACATCAGCGGAATTACCCTCTCATTTCACCAAAAAGGCCGGAAAGGCATTCTTGTGGTTGAGGACGACGGCATTGGCATTCCGGATGACATGAAAGAACAGATCTTCGAACGGGGCGTGGGGGAAGGAACCGGACTGGGACTCTTCTTCTGCTCGGAAATTCTGGAGATTACGGGCATAAGCGCCTGTGAGACTGGAATACCGGGGAAAGGAGCTCGTTTTGAACTGCACATTCCTGTAGGGGTATGGAGGAACCCAAATCAAGTACCCTGA
- a CDS encoding PaaI family thioesterase, which translates to MSYLEEISMKGRDANPFFRMMGIDIVSYGEGQAILTMDVRPDMMNGDGWLQGGIYTALADEAMALALFTMLTEREITATISESTSFYRGVRDGTILAEGTVIRKGRKVAFTKGVVRQPGEDGTILAESSASFAVIEQQ; encoded by the coding sequence ATGAGTTATCTCGAAGAGATCTCCATGAAAGGCCGGGACGCAAACCCCTTCTTCCGGATGATGGGAATTGATATTGTATCATACGGCGAGGGGCAGGCAATCCTCACTATGGACGTTCGGCCCGATATGATGAACGGCGATGGATGGCTGCAGGGTGGAATCTATACTGCTCTTGCAGACGAGGCGATGGCGCTTGCCCTCTTCACCATGCTGACAGAGAGAGAAATTACCGCAACCATCAGTGAATCAACCTCCTTTTACCGGGGAGTCCGTGACGGCACCATTCTGGCGGAGGGCACTGTTATCCGGAAGGGCAGAAAAGTCGCCTTCACCAAAGGAGTGGTCAGGCAACCGGGAGAGGATGGAACAATACTGGCAGAATCCTCCGCATCCTTTGCTGTGATAGAACAGCAATAA
- a CDS encoding HD domain-containing protein produces MEKKFTIQSVADRDSVDDLFVISNADIREGKRGQYITCTISDATGEMACKIWGVNGQNERVQIAYDAICDGMVYRIDGQASVYNGELQMSINDGIDHIAHGPVDHFLLEPGDFVFSPANCTKNREDILRMAAGIGRQGLRDIVERVFATYDSFFFVPAARGKHHAYRGGLAEHTLEVVRYTESILTGTEGITADRDVAVAGALMHDVGKAVCFAEQGFSYSQLPIYFLRGHISPGISIVEQAAQDVGVGGQDLSHLLHIVQTHHGEHGDPKPQTVEAWTVHMADNTSALLHEVASDIEDTVPGEGRFGPKVKGPVFRYPEPSRMQNGTSSLPDTEKNGSQMRLGV; encoded by the coding sequence ATGGAAAAGAAATTTACCATTCAGTCGGTTGCGGACCGGGATTCGGTTGATGATCTCTTTGTCATCAGTAATGCAGATATCCGGGAGGGCAAACGCGGGCAGTATATCACCTGCACCATCAGTGATGCGACAGGTGAGATGGCATGCAAGATCTGGGGGGTCAATGGGCAGAACGAACGGGTGCAGATAGCCTATGACGCCATCTGTGACGGGATGGTCTACCGGATCGATGGGCAGGCTTCGGTCTACAACGGTGAACTGCAGATGAGCATAAACGATGGGATCGACCATATCGCCCATGGGCCCGTGGATCATTTCCTGCTTGAACCCGGTGACTTTGTCTTTTCTCCTGCCAATTGCACGAAAAACCGTGAAGACATCCTCCGTATGGCGGCGGGCATCGGCCGTCAGGGGCTGCGTGACATCGTGGAGCGGGTCTTTGCGACCTATGACTCCTTCTTTTTCGTCCCTGCCGCACGGGGTAAACATCATGCCTATCGTGGCGGACTTGCCGAGCACACACTGGAAGTCGTCCGATATACGGAGTCCATCCTTACCGGAACGGAAGGGATCACTGCTGACCGTGATGTCGCTGTCGCCGGAGCGCTCATGCATGACGTGGGAAAGGCGGTCTGTTTTGCAGAGCAGGGATTCTCGTATTCCCAACTGCCGATATATTTCCTCCGGGGTCATATCAGCCCGGGAATCTCCATTGTTGAGCAGGCCGCACAGGATGTTGGGGTGGGCGGACAGGATTTGAGCCACCTGCTCCACATTGTTCAGACCCATCATGGTGAACACGGGGACCCGAAACCCCAGACGGTTGAGGCATGGACGGTTCATATGGCAGACAATACCAGTGCCCTCCTCCATGAGGTGGCATCCGATATTGAAGATACGGTACCGGGGGAAGGGCGGTTCGGACCGAAAGTGAAAGGACCGGTGTTCCGCTATCCTGAACCTTCCAGGATGCAAAATGGCACATCTTCTCTCCCTGATACGGAAAAGAACGGCTCGCAGATGCGACTGGGCGTCTGA
- a CDS encoding glycosyltransferase, protein MTVSEEECTIIIPAYNEANRIGGLLKGFAAYRGPVIVVCDGDDDTAGVVRAFAQKHPSCRMDCREYPERLGKGGGVAAGLIEAETLYVGFMDADGSTTVPEMQRLFATLADTDGAIGSRWIEGACVPVRQSMGRQVQSRLFNIFVRIVFGLPYRDTQCGAKVFRTKVVQTVLPSVLSRGFEFDVELLWQMKKQGYEVREVPIRWKDQPDSRVSSTTGVAMLKGLVQVRLGRPVSVAEISQNEQSVTKTTPK, encoded by the coding sequence ATGACGGTTAGTGAAGAGGAGTGCACCATCATCATTCCGGCCTATAACGAAGCGAACCGGATTGGGGGTCTGCTCAAAGGGTTTGCAGCATACCGGGGGCCTGTCATTGTCGTTTGTGATGGTGATGATGATACTGCAGGCGTTGTCCGCGCCTTTGCACAGAAGCACCCTTCCTGCCGGATGGACTGCAGAGAATATCCTGAGCGTCTGGGTAAGGGGGGTGGTGTTGCAGCCGGACTGATAGAGGCAGAGACCCTGTATGTCGGGTTCATGGATGCTGACGGGTCGACGACCGTCCCGGAGATGCAACGGCTCTTTGCCACTCTGGCAGACACCGACGGGGCCATCGGGTCACGGTGGATTGAAGGAGCCTGTGTGCCGGTACGGCAGAGTATGGGACGGCAGGTGCAGAGCAGGCTCTTCAATATATTTGTCCGCATTGTCTTTGGCCTGCCCTACCGGGACACCCAGTGCGGTGCGAAGGTCTTCCGGACAAAAGTGGTGCAAACAGTGTTGCCATCGGTTCTGTCCCGGGGATTTGAGTTTGATGTTGAACTCCTGTGGCAGATGAAAAAGCAGGGATATGAGGTGCGGGAAGTGCCTATCCGCTGGAAGGACCAGCCCGATTCACGTGTCAGTAGTACGACTGGCGTTGCCATGCTGAAAGGGCTGGTGCAGGTACGGCTGGGCAGACCCGTATCTGTTGCAGAAATATCTCAGAATGAACAATCTGTGACAAAAACAACCCCGAAATAA
- a CDS encoding DJ-1/PfpI family protein produces the protein MKLLMVIAHEKFRDEEYLIPAQTFTEAGIAYDVATDVPGSCMGMLGETVEVTQSIQDSDASLYDGIVIVGGAGAAEYLWTDADLRVLVKTMYDDGKVVAAICLAPVVLAYAGILEGRQATVFKTRLSEKAFADKGVIMTDIPVVTDDTIITANGPQAAGAFAEEIISALSCI, from the coding sequence ATGAAACTGCTCATGGTCATTGCACACGAAAAGTTCAGGGATGAGGAATATCTGATTCCTGCACAGACCTTTACCGAAGCAGGGATCGCCTACGATGTAGCCACCGATGTTCCGGGGTCCTGTATGGGTATGCTGGGAGAGACGGTTGAGGTGACGCAGTCAATACAGGATAGCGATGCGTCTCTGTATGATGGGATTGTCATCGTCGGAGGTGCCGGTGCTGCCGAGTATCTCTGGACAGATGCAGACCTGCGTGTCCTTGTCAAAACAATGTATGACGACGGAAAAGTGGTTGCCGCGATCTGCCTCGCGCCGGTGGTCCTTGCCTATGCAGGTATCCTCGAAGGGCGGCAGGCCACGGTCTTTAAGACCCGTCTTTCAGAGAAAGCATTTGCTGATAAGGGCGTCATCATGACTGACATTCCGGTCGTAACAGATGACACTATTATTACCGCAAACGGTCCGCAGGCTGCCGGAGCATTTGCAGAAGAGATCATCAGCGCACTTTCCTGCATCTGA